The DNA sequence CCGGACACCCGCGTCGTCGAAATCCGCGTCGCCGGGCTCGTGGGCACCAGCGGCGAGACCCTGCTCGACGCGGTCGCGACCGTCGACGTCGCCGGCGACGGTCTGGGCCGCGTGATCCGCCCGGCGGACCGGCTGCGGCGGCCGGCACCGGGACCGGTCCTCCCGGCGCTGGGCCGGTCGATCCCGCGGACCCTCGAAGGCTACCTCTGGCACGGGATGACGTCCGGGGGCGCCGCGAAGGCCACCTGGGCCCTGCTCTTCCCGTTCTCCCTGGCCAACGTCGCGTTCTGGATGCTGCCGGCCGTCCCGCCCGGCCGCCGCCTCCCCCGCGTCCTCGGCGCGGTGTGCCGCGGCCTGCTGCGCGTCGCGGCCCTGCTGCTGACCATGCTGCTGATGGGCCAGCTCGCGGCGATCGCGCTCGACCTGTTCGGCGCGCAGTGCCTCGCGCCCGGCTCGGGCTGCCTGCCCGTCGTCCCGGACGGCTTGCGCACGGTCCCGGCGCGGATCACGGTCGGCCTGCTGCCGCTGCTCGTGGTCATCTTCGTGCTGCACCGGATCTCCTCGGCGAACTGGGCGGTGCACGCCGAGAGCGACCGCGTCGAAGGCCCGCTGCGGATGCGCACCGGCTCCGGGACACCGGCGCTGCGCGGCCTGCACACCGTCGCCGCGCTCGCGTCGGTCGCGCTGCTGCTGCTCGGCGGCCCGTTCCGGGTGCCCGGCGACGTCTTCGACCTGGTCGTCTGGATCAGCACGCTGGCGCTGGTGCTCGCCGCCGTCGTCGCCGCGGCGATCGGCGTCGACACCGGGCGGATCGCCCGCCGCGGCCTGATCGCGTTCGCGACGCTGCTGGTCGTCGTGGCCGCGGTGCGGCTGCGGCCCGGCACCGGCCGGCTGCCGGGGACCAACGGCGTCGTCGAGGGCCTCGGCGCGTCACTGGTCGCGGTCACCGTGCTGTTCGCGCTGTTCCTGGCCCCGGCCGCGGTGCTGGCCCGGCCCACCTGGAAGCACAAGCCGCGCCGGCTGCGGCCGTGGGCGGGCGGCTGGGCGGCCGCGCCCGTGCTCGCGCTCGCCGGCCTCCTCGGCGGCGGGTTCGGCGCCGGGCTCGCCGAAGCCGTCCGACGCCTGTCCGGGGCCGATCTCCTGCAGGTGCCCGACACGTACCTGCTGGTCACGGTCCTGTGGGGCGCCGGGCTGGCGCTCGCCGCGGTGCTGTCCCTGCTGGGCTTCGCGGTCGCCGTCCCGGTGCGCCGGCTGCGGCGGGGCGTCCCGGCGATCGTCGGGCTGATGGAGCACGACGACCAGCAGGAGGTCCAGGCCGCGGCGGCGTGGGCGCGCTCGGCGTGGGAACGGCGGCACCTGCACCACCTGGCCCTCACCGTGGCGTCGGCGATGTCGGCGGGCGGCGCGGCGCTGCTCGTGCTGCGGTTCGGGTTCGGCCAGGTCCCCCGCTGGTTCGGGCCGCTGTCCGCGATCGGCGTCTTCGCGCTCGGCGCGCTGGCCGCGGGGCTGCTGCGCGTCGTCTACACCGCGGCGCGCACACCGCAGCGCAGCCGGCACCTCGGCGCGCTCGCCGACCTCGTCTGCTTCTGGCCGCGGGCGGCGCACCCGACCGTGCCGCCGTGCTACGCGCTGAAGGTCGTGCCCGAACTCGCCGCGCGCGTGCGCGAGCACCTCAAGGAGCCGGGGACGCGGGTGGTGCTGTCCGGCTACAACCTCGGCAGCCTGCTCACGGTCATGGCCGCCGCGCGGCTCGCCGCCGAACTGCCGGAGACGGACCTCGAGCGCGTCGGCGTGCTGACCGCGGGGTCACCTCTGCAGTGGGGCTACCAGCGGGCCTTCCCCGCGCTGCTGCCGCAGGAGTCGCTGGAGCGGCTCTTCGAAAGCCTCGACGGCCGGTGGCGGGCGCTGTGCCGCGGCACGGACATCTTCGGCGGCGGCGTGACGACGTGGCGGCACGAGGTCTCCGACCGGCAGCTCTACGGCGTCGGGTTCCTGGCCGAGGGTGGCTGCGGCCCGCTGAAGGCGAAGGCCGACGAGAACGGCGTCCTCATCCTGGGCGGCGACCACTGGCTGCCGGACCCGCTGCGCGGCCCGACCGGCCGGCACCGCTGGGCGCCGGGGGTGCTCAAGCACCAGGACTACGTCGTCGACGCGGAGTGGGACCACGCCGTCGCGATGGCGGCCGGGCTGGGCAAGCCGACCACCGGTGAGCAGGGCCTGCTCTTCCCGGACTTCCCCGGAAAGCCGTGAAGGGCACCTTCAGGGACTCTATGTCCCTGAAGGTGCCCTTCACGGCACGCTTCGGCTAGCTCAGCTTCACTCGGAAGCCTTGCGGCGGAACTTCAGCAGCGCGAGCAGGCCGCCACCGCCGAGGATCAGCAGCGCGGCGATCCACACGAGCCACATGTTGTCGAAACCGGTGTTGGCCAGGCCGCCACCGGTGCCGGACTCGTTGCCCGCGGGGACGACGGCCGGAGCGGTCGAGCTGGTCGGCGAGACCGAGGTGTCCGAGGTCGCCGGGGCGCTCGGCTTCGTGGACTCGGTCGGCTTGGTGGGCCGGGTCGGGGCCGTGGTGGTCTCGGTCGGCTTGGTGGAGGTCTTGGTGCCGCAGAGGTACCACTTGTCGATGCCGGCCTGGTGGCCGTTGCGGCTGAACGGCGCGCGCAGGTCGGTCCACGGCGCGTTCTTGTCCAGGCCACGGGCGCCCGGGGTGTAGTCGTTGAAGCCGTCGTCGCCGCCGATGACGACGATGCGCTTCACCGTGACGCCTTCGTTGACCTTGGTGATGGCCAGGCGGTTGTTGGTGATCTTGGCGACGACGTCGCCCTGGCCGAGGTCGGTGCCCTCGGCGCACGGGGTCGCCTTGCCGGGCGTCGGGTGCGGGCGGTTGTCGTCACTGTGGCAGGCCAGCGCGGAACCGGCGGTGCCGATGAGGGCGGCGGCGGTGAGCGCGATGATCGCGGCCGAGCCGCGGAGGGTACGACTACGCATTCATAACTCCTGTGCCAGGCGGGGAGACACTGTCGAAAGTTGTGATCGCGATACCACTGAGCGTGAAATCACACTGCTGTAATTCACCCGCCAGTGGCACACGAAGGATCGAAAGGTATCGCACGTCACTCGTCTCGCTACACGGGGTCCCCTTTTAGGCACGATGGGCAAGATCGTCTCGCCTCGCCCGTTCTGCCCCGGTCCACAAAAACCCCGCCGACCTGCGAGAAGCAGGTCGGCGGGGGTGCCACGAAAGAGTGGGTGAATCAGCCCTCGGGTGCCTTGGCCGGCGATTCGACATCTTCGACGCCGTCGGCCTGACGCTTGCCGAGCAGAGAGTGCCGGCGGCTGTAGGCGAAGTAGAGGATCACACCGATCACCATCCACACGACGAACCGCAGCCAGGTCAGCACGGTCAGGTTCAGCATCAGCCAGACGCAGGCCACGATGGCCAGGATCGGGATCAGCGGCACCAGCGGCACCTTGAAGGCGCGGGGCAGGTCCGGCCGCGTCCGGCGCAGGATCAGCACGCCCGCCGAGACCAGCACGAACGCGAAGAGCGTGCCGACGTTGACCATCTCTTCAAGCTTGTCCGCCGGGAAGAACGTCGCCGCCAGGGCGACCAGGCCGCCGACGATCAGCGTCGCGCGCTTCGGCGTCCCCTGCCCGCCGGTCTTCGCCAGGCCACGCGGCATCAGGCCGTCGCGGGACATGGCGTAGATGATCCGGACCTGGCCGAGCATCAGGACCATGACGACGGTGGTCAGGCCGGCCAGCGCGCCGAAGGAGATGATGTTGGCCGCCCAGTCGACGCCGTTGGCGGAGAACGCCGTCGCGAGCGTCTTGTGGCTGCCGTCGCCCGCCGAGGTGGCCAGGTCCTTGTAGGACGTCATGCCGACGACCACGAGCGACACGGCGACGTACAGCACCGTGACGATGATCAGCGAGCCGAAGATGCCGCGCGGCACGGACTTCTGCGGGTTCTTCGTCTCCTCGGCCGTGGTCGCCACGATGTCGAACCCGATGAACGCGAAGAACACCAGCGAGGCGCCGGCCAGCAGGCCGAACACGCCGTACGAGCTGCTCGCGCCGCCCGCGATCAGCGAGAAGAGCGACTGGTCGACGCCGGTCTCGCCGGAGCCGCCGGTCGAGCCCGGCGGGATGTAGGGCGAGTAGTTGGCGCCCTTGATGTAGAAGATGCCGAGGATGATCACGAACAGCACCACGGCGACCTTGATGCCGGTGATCACCATCGAGACCCGCGAAGACAGCTTGGTGCCGACGGCCAGCAGCGTCGTCAGGAGCGCGACGACGACCAGCGCGCCCCAGTCGATCGTGACGCTGCCGATGTCGAACGTCGTCTTCGCGCCCTTGCCGAACAGGTAGCTCAGCACGGTTTCGAGGTAGACCGACCAGCCCTTGGACACGGCGGCG is a window from the Amycolatopsis sp. NBC_00355 genome containing:
- a CDS encoding LPXTG cell wall anchor domain-containing protein, with translation MRSRTLRGSAAIIALTAAALIGTAGSALACHSDDNRPHPTPGKATPCAEGTDLGQGDVVAKITNNRLAITKVNEGVTVKRIVVIGGDDGFNDYTPGARGLDKNAPWTDLRAPFSRNGHQAGIDKWYLCGTKTSTKPTETTTAPTRPTKPTESTKPSAPATSDTSVSPTSSTAPAVVPAGNESGTGGGLANTGFDNMWLVWIAALLILGGGGLLALLKFRRKASE
- a CDS encoding amino acid permease → MPGTGLWRTKSIEQSIKDTDEPDTKLRRNLSAWDLTVFGVAVVIGAGIFTLTARAAGDYAGPSVSLAFVFAAIACALAALCYAEFASTVPVAGSAYTFSYATFGEFMAWIIGWDLILELAVGAAAVSKGWSVYLETVLSYLFGKGAKTTFDIGSVTIDWGALVVVALLTTLLAVGTKLSSRVSMVITGIKVAVVLFVIILGIFYIKGANYSPYIPPGSTGGSGETGVDQSLFSLIAGGASSSYGVFGLLAGASLVFFAFIGFDIVATTAEETKNPQKSVPRGIFGSLIIVTVLYVAVSLVVVGMTSYKDLATSAGDGSHKTLATAFSANGVDWAANIISFGALAGLTTVVMVLMLGQVRIIYAMSRDGLMPRGLAKTGGQGTPKRATLIVGGLVALAATFFPADKLEEMVNVGTLFAFVLVSAGVLILRRTRPDLPRAFKVPLVPLIPILAIVACVWLMLNLTVLTWLRFVVWMVIGVILYFAYSRRHSLLGKRQADGVEDVESPAKAPEG